The segment AGGCCCAGGGCATTCAGGTAGGCTTCGACTGTCGCGTGCTGTATCAGCGTGCGCAGTGCTCTATCAACATGGATGGTCGCAACGAGAGTCTGGCGCAGAATATGAGTCTGGTGGCGCGTGAGCTGGCAAACGTGCGCGATAAGGGCTTACCGCAGGAGGAGTTTGATGCGCTGATGGCGCAGAAGCTGCTGGAGCTGAACAAGCTGTTTACCACCTACGCCCGCACCGACACCGATGTGCTGATGAGCCAGCGCCTGCGTTCCCAGCAGAACGCCGTGGTCGATATCGCCCCTGAGCAGTATCAGAAGCTGCGTCAGACGTTCCTGGCCGGCCTGACCCGCGAGCAGTTAAACCAGGAGCTGCGCCAGCAGCTGACGCAGGAACTGATGATGGTGCTGATCCAGCCGGAAGGCGAAGCGGAAACTAACGTGAAGAGCCTGCAGAACAGCTGGGATAAAGTGATGGCGCCGTCAGCAGCACCGGCGACCGGCAATGAAGCCAGTTCGCCGGATAGTAACGTCAAAGACGTTCCGCCTGCCGCGTAACGTCAGGTCTTAGCCCTGAGCCACTCGGTCACTAACATTGGCCAGCTGGCGAGGGGCAAATCGGCCACGCCACGGATTCCGAAGCCGTGTCCGCCTTTCTGATAAAAATGCACCTCTGCCGGCACCTTGTGTTCACGCAGTGCGCCAAAAAACGCCATGCTGTGGTTCACCGACACGGCTTCATCGTCGGCAGCGTGAATAAGCAGCGTCGGCGGCACCAGTGGATGAACGCGGGTTTCCAGTGAGTAGGCTTCAATCGTCTTCTGATCGGGCCACGCACCCAGCAGACGGGTTCGCGCACCTTCATGCGCGATGCCGTCACGCATACTGATCACCGGATAGACCAGGATCATGGCATCCGGGCGCGGCGAGAAGTTTTCTGCCCCATCCTGTACCGGATAGAGTTTCTCCGCAAAGCGCGTACCCAGACTGGCGGCTACATGCCCGCCCGCTGAAAAGCCCATCATAACGATATATTTGCCATTAAGACCGCGCTGCGCCCGTTCACGCAGGACGCGCACGGCGCGCTGCGCATCCGCCAGCGGCGCATCCGGGCCTTCATGATGACCATCGTAGGGCAGGCGATAGGTCATGACCGCCAGGGTGTAACCCATCGAAGTAAAGAAGGTTGCCAGGGCGCTGCCTTCACGATCGATCATTACCCGCTGATAGCCCCCGCCCGGTGCGACCAGCAGGGTGATACCATTGGATTCGACCGGATGCCAGAGTGCGATCTCGGGGCAGCGCACGCCAGTGGCCGCGCGATCGTAAGGTTCATACTCTTTTGCCATATCGACAATCTGCGGCTGTGCGCGTGAATCGCTGGCGCCAGGTGCATCACCGTGTGGCCAGATATTAATGATTTCTGTGTGCATAAATAGATCCTGATGCGGAGAGTCTTTTAATTGTTGTTCGCGGCCGGAGAGAACAGCGTCCTGCTGTCTTTTGATTAAAAGATGGTCTTTTTTCAGGCAGTCGTCCATCCGAAAAGGGCGAAACGGACCAGATTCGGACTATGCCTGGTGGCGGATTTATTCGGTTAACTGATTAATATTAATGGATAAATTATAAGAGGGGTTTAAGCAGTTGTGCGCACAGAAGCCGATTTAAATCACAATTTTTCTGCCTAATCTAAATGGCTGGCAGAGGTTGCTTTATTAGCCGAAATTAACCAGATATCACACTGCCAGCGATGAAGGCGAGGTTATGATTCCGGCAGCAGCGTCATCTGGATCACGCTGCAGAGGCTAACGTACCAGTCTCATTTGGGACTGATTGGCCTCATTTACCCCCCGTGCAGTTTCCTGTTGGTTGATACGGTTTAACATAAGATCGTCCGTTCATTCACAACGGTAAGATACATATCATGTCTGATAGCGATCTCTCTACCCGACAAACCTTTTGTCGCCTGTGGCCGACGATTTCTCCTTTCAAAGCCGGACTGCTGGTCGCGGGTGTTGCCCTGATTATCAACGCCGCCATCGATCCGTTTATGCTGACTTTACTGAAGACGCTGCTGGACGACGTGATTGGCAAAAATAACCACACCGTTCTGCTCTGGATGCCGCTGGTGATTATCGGGCTTATCCTGATCCGCGGTGTCAGCGGTTATATCTCCAGTTACTGTATTGCCTGGGTGTCGGGCAAAGTGGTGATGACGCTGCGTCGCCGCCTCTTCAGCCATATGATGGGAATGCCGGTCTCCTTTTTTGATCAGCAGTCGACCGGTACGCTGCTTTCCCGCATCAGCTACGATTGCGAACAGGTTGCCTCTTCATCGTCCAGCTCGCTGGTGACGGTGGTGCGTGAAGGCGCTTCAATCATCGGCCTGTTTGTGATGATGTTCTACTATAGCTGGCAGCTTTCACTGATCCTGCTGGTGCTGGCACCTGTCGTG is part of the Pantoea sp. Ep11b genome and harbors:
- a CDS encoding alpha/beta hydrolase, with protein sequence MHTEIINIWPHGDAPGASDSRAQPQIVDMAKEYEPYDRAATGVRCPEIALWHPVESNGITLLVAPGGGYQRVMIDREGSALATFFTSMGYTLAVMTYRLPYDGHHEGPDAPLADAQRAVRVLRERAQRGLNGKYIVMMGFSAGGHVAASLGTRFAEKLYPVQDGAENFSPRPDAMILVYPVISMRDGIAHEGARTRLLGAWPDQKTIEAYSLETRVHPLVPPTLLIHAADDEAVSVNHSMAFFGALREHKVPAEVHFYQKGGHGFGIRGVADLPLASWPMLVTEWLRAKT